One part of the Candidatus Mancarchaeum acidiphilum genome encodes these proteins:
- a CDS encoding RNA-guided endonuclease InsQ/TnpB family protein, with product MNGYTNNMDSTRAYKFRIYPDTKRQNEIDERLILAQQFYNRILEKSIESYKNGEAKASMAQFNRFVKEVIQDDKRYLKLYSQTRCEIEYRLLKAYQNFFRRIKEGNKEAGFPRFKSITYPQDNGSFSIKRGRLRVSRIGTMRIELHRKIEGTIKTLSIKREGKDYYAIFTTANEIKIPQLDDTNPVGIDMGLHSFIAMSSGMKMEKPRFVRKRAKHLARWQRRIAKREKGSKRRENAKNHLQKEWEHVTEQSDDFSHKLSNKLVNSGYTSFAVEDLHIQKMAKNHNLAQAIYNASWNKFIQMLSYKAESAGMKVIKVDSRDTTQECSNCHHIKEGSERLTLGDRLYRCNVCGLTIDRDINASINILKRATLGQRGSHAQGESVRPQREAVLEELRTDKTHPLQDAVIA from the coding sequence ATGAATGGTTATACAAACAACATGGATTCCACAAGAGCCTATAAATTCAGGATCTATCCAGATACTAAAAGGCAGAATGAGATAGATGAAAGGCTAATACTTGCGCAACAGTTCTACAACAGGATTCTTGAGAAGTCCATTGAATCCTATAAGAATGGAGAGGCAAAAGCCTCAATGGCACAGTTCAACAGGTTCGTAAAAGAGGTAATCCAAGATGACAAGAGATACCTGAAACTATACTCACAGACGAGATGCGAGATTGAATACAGGCTTCTCAAGGCATACCAGAACTTCTTCAGGAGAATCAAGGAAGGAAACAAGGAGGCAGGATTCCCGAGATTCAAGTCAATAACATATCCGCAGGACAATGGGTCCTTCTCGATAAAGAGGGGCAGGCTGAGAGTCTCGAGGATAGGCACAATGAGAATAGAACTGCACAGGAAGATTGAAGGCACAATCAAGACTCTTTCAATAAAAAGGGAAGGAAAGGATTATTACGCCATCTTCACCACAGCAAACGAAATAAAGATTCCGCAATTGGATGACACAAACCCTGTCGGAATAGATATGGGTTTGCATTCATTTATTGCGATGTCATCTGGAATGAAGATGGAGAAGCCAAGGTTTGTGAGGAAGAGGGCAAAGCATCTTGCAAGATGGCAAAGAAGAATTGCAAAGAGGGAAAAAGGCAGCAAAAGAAGGGAAAATGCAAAGAATCATCTACAAAAGGAATGGGAACACGTTACAGAGCAATCCGATGACTTCTCTCACAAACTTTCTAACAAATTGGTAAATTCAGGATATACTTCATTCGCAGTAGAGGATTTGCACATTCAAAAAATGGCAAAAAACCATAATCTTGCGCAGGCAATCTATAATGCTTCATGGAACAAGTTCATCCAAATGCTCTCATACAAGGCTGAAAGTGCTGGTATGAAAGTAATAAAAGTAGATTCAAGGGACACGACGCAGGAATGCAGTAACTGCCACCATATAAAGGAAGGCAGTGAAAGGTTGACTTTAGGAGACAGGTTATACCGCTGCAACGTCTGTGGACTGACAATAGACAGGGATATAAACGCGTCAATAAACATACTCAAAAGAGCTACCCTCGGACAGAGGGGAAGTCACGCTCAGGGAGAGAGTGTAAGGCCTCAAAGGGAGGCAGTTCTCGAGGAACTGAGAACCGATAAAACACATCCTTTGCAGGATGCAGTGATTGCATGA
- a CDS encoding L-threonylcarbamoyladenylate synthase, whose amino-acid sequence MSASILKIDEKDLHKSLDTAANIIKNGGTVVFPTETVYGLGANAYDPEACLKIFKAKNRPADNPLIVTVSNFDMVNEVAYIDADLLKIMKKVWPGPLTLLLKKKDSIPSIVASGMDTVCVRFPDNQIALSLIEKSGVPIAAPSANLSTKPSIVDSNDAIEDLKDRVDAIIDAGRVRYGVESTILDATKKPYELLRPGAFSVEDLNKLFGKISINEAAKGYKESKVALTPGMKYRHYAPSKRLFLIENEEQFKKFISSERSKPFTALCSEENAKYAKYEKIILGSDIYEVAHNLFYAFRELDKGNNKFGVIQSFPENSIGFGVMNRVRKASYLIIKENGDLNGIIDANIQ is encoded by the coding sequence ATGTCCGCTTCAATACTAAAAATAGATGAGAAGGATCTCCACAAATCTTTAGACACAGCTGCGAATATAATAAAAAATGGGGGCACTGTTGTTTTCCCAACAGAGACTGTTTATGGCCTTGGTGCAAATGCATATGATCCTGAAGCCTGCTTGAAAATATTCAAAGCGAAGAACAGGCCTGCCGACAACCCTCTTATAGTTACAGTATCAAACTTTGATATGGTAAATGAGGTTGCTTACATAGATGCAGATCTACTAAAAATAATGAAGAAGGTTTGGCCAGGGCCACTGACCCTTCTCCTTAAGAAAAAGGATTCAATACCATCAATAGTGGCATCGGGTATGGATACAGTATGTGTAAGATTCCCGGACAACCAAATCGCTTTATCTTTAATAGAAAAATCGGGTGTCCCTATAGCCGCACCAAGTGCAAATCTGTCAACAAAGCCATCAATAGTCGATTCGAATGATGCGATAGAGGATCTAAAAGATAGGGTAGATGCCATAATAGATGCTGGCCGCGTAAGATATGGAGTTGAATCAACAATACTCGATGCAACAAAAAAGCCTTATGAATTGTTAAGGCCAGGCGCATTTTCGGTTGAAGATTTAAACAAGCTGTTTGGCAAGATAAGTATAAATGAAGCTGCAAAGGGATACAAAGAGTCTAAAGTTGCGTTAACTCCTGGAATGAAATATAGGCATTATGCGCCTAGCAAGAGACTCTTCCTAATAGAAAATGAAGAGCAATTTAAGAAATTTATCTCATCAGAAAGATCAAAGCCTTTTACAGCATTATGCAGTGAAGAGAATGCCAAATATGCAAAATATGAAAAAATAATCCTGGGCTCTGACATATACGAAGTTGCACATAACCTGTTTTATGCGTTCAGGGAACTTGATAAAGGCAATAATAAATTTGGCGTGATACAATCTTTTCCAGAAAATAGCATAGGTTTTGGTGTGATGAACAGGGTAAGGAAGGCAAGTTATCTCATAATAAAAGAAAACGGAGATTTAAACGGTATAATTGATGCAAATATACAATAA